A window from Taeniopygia guttata chromosome 10, bTaeGut7.mat, whole genome shotgun sequence encodes these proteins:
- the TLNRD1 gene encoding talin rod domain-containing protein 1 translates to MASGGSGKSSSEVSAGGIPSSSSLQRKKLISICDHCKIKMQLVADLLLLSSETRPVNTESLSVFGESFEKCRDTIIARTKGLSILTHDVQSQLNMGRFGEVGESLMEMGELVVSLTECSAHAAYLAAVETPGAQPAMPGLVDRYKVTRCRHEVEHGCGVLKTTPLADMSPQLLLEVSQNMSKNLKFLTDACVLASEKSKDKFAKEQFKLSVKCMSTSASALLACVKEVKTSPSELTRNRCVLFSGPLVQSVYALVGFATEPQFLGKAATINPEGKAVQTAILGGAMSVVSACVLLTQCLRDIAQHPESSTKMSDYRERLRNSACAVSDGCNLLSQALRERSSPRTLPPVNSNSVN, encoded by the coding sequence ATGGCTAGCGGTGGCTCCGGCAAGTCCAGCAGCGAGGTCTCCGCCGGCggcatccccagcagcagctccctgcagaggaagAAGCTCATCTCTATCTGCGACCACTGCAAGATCAAGATGCAACTGGTGGCCGATCTGCTTCTGCTGTCGAGCGAGACCAGGCCGGTGAACACCGAGAGTCTGTCTGTCTTCGGTGAGTCCTTTGAGAAGTGCAGGGACACGATCATTGCCAGGACCAAAGGACTCTCCATCTTGACCCATGACGTCCAGAGCCAGCTCAACATGGGACGCTTCGGGGAGGTGGGGGAAAGCCTGATGGAGATGGGGGAGCTGGTGGTCTCCCTGACCGAGTGCTCTGCCCACGCTGCCTACCTGGCTGCAGTGGAGACTCCAGGGGCCCAGCCTGCCATGCCTGGCTTGGTGGATCGCTACAAGGTGACCCGGTGTAGGCATGAGGTGGAGCACGGCTGCGGGGTCTTGAAGACCACCCCTTTGGCAGATATgagccctcagctcctgctggaggTTTCTCAGAACATGTCCAAGAACTTGAAATTCCTGACAGACGCCTGCGTGCTGGCCAGTGAGAAATCCAAGGATAAATTTGCTAAGGAGCAGTTCAAACTCAGTGTCAAATGTATGAGCACCAGCGCCTCTGCCCTTTTGGCCTGTGTCAAGGAGGTCAAGACCTCGCCCAGCGAGCTGACCAGGAACCGGTGCGTCTTGTTCAGTGGACCTTTGGTGCAGTCTGTCTATGCTCTGGTGGGCTTTGCCACTGAGCCCCAGTTTTTGGGTAAAGCTGCCACCATTAATCCAGAGGGCAAAGCTGTGCAAACTGCCATCCTAGGAGGAGCCATGAGTGTGGTATCTGCTTGTGTGCTCCTGACCCAATGCCTCAGGGATATAGCCCAACACCCCGAAAGTAGCACCAAAATGAGCGATTACAGGGAACGGTTGAGGAACTCAGCTTGCGCCGTCTCGGATGGTTGCAACCTGCTATCTCAGGCACTAAGAGAAAGATCTTCACCCAGGACTTTACCGCCAGTGAACTCCAATTCTGTGAATTAA